From one Helicobacter sp. MIT 21-1697 genomic stretch:
- a CDS encoding DUF2156 domain-containing protein has protein sequence MEFKKIELKDRTILEPFTHQKGRWLSDMNFSNMFMWRHSREISWSFLQEHLIVQTRYPNQNPFVFYPLGKGSKKPIIESLIQFYKDISLPLEFHSLQKDEVEEIESYFPHTFEITQRRDRFDYVYNIEELITLSGRKFHKKKNHLNRFWLTYPQTQYESLSNANLAEVLRVSNAWFAAGENEDKGLYFENLGINDALNAFDTLCLRGGLLRCDGEIIAFSFGEEIDDDLVLIHIEKANIAFSGAYQAINQALLKNEFPHHRYANREEDLGIEGLRKAKLSYQPAFLLEKYDARLK, from the coding sequence ATGGAGTTTAAAAAAATAGAACTTAAAGATAGGACAATCCTAGAGCCCTTTACACATCAAAAGGGACGATGGCTATCAGATATGAACTTTAGCAATATGTTTATGTGGCGACATTCACGCGAGATTAGCTGGAGTTTTTTACAAGAGCATCTTATCGTGCAGACACGTTATCCCAATCAAAATCCATTTGTGTTTTATCCATTAGGCAAAGGCAGTAAAAAACCAATTATAGAATCTCTGATACAATTTTATAAAGATATATCATTGCCGCTTGAATTTCATTCTTTGCAAAAAGATGAGGTAGAGGAGATTGAATCTTATTTTCCACATACTTTTGAAATCACACAAAGACGCGATAGATTTGATTATGTGTATAATATAGAGGAACTCATCACGCTTTCTGGACGCAAGTTTCATAAGAAAAAAAATCATCTTAATCGTTTTTGGCTTACATATCCACAAACACAATACGAATCTCTTTCAAATGCCAATCTTGCTGAAGTTTTAAGAGTAAGTAATGCGTGGTTTGCGGCAGGAGAGAATGAGGATAAGGGATTATATTTTGAGAATCTAGGCATTAATGATGCTCTTAACGCTTTTGATACACTTTGTTTGCGTGGGGGACTTTTGCGTTGTGATGGGGAGATTATTGCCTTTAGTTTTGGTGAGGAGATTGATGATGATTTAGTGCTTATTCATATTGAAAAGGCAAATATTGCTTTTAGTGGTGCATATCAAGCGATTAATCAAGCTTTACTTAAAAATGAATTTCCACATCACCGCTATGCTAATCGCGAGGAAGATTTGGGTATTGAAGGCTTGCGAAAGGCAAAACTTTCTTATCAGCCAGCATTTTTGCTTGAAAAATATGATGCGAGATTAAAGTGA
- the pheA gene encoding chorismate mutase gives MPKIQQDMILQALRNEIDSIDSEIFNALDKRMALVAQVGAHKAKQGGAIYRPEREREIIERLSQRESKYLNERAIEAIYQEIFALSRNLELPEKVAFLGPIGSYTHQAAEERFGAMSEYIPLNTISAVFESLAYKRVKYGVIPLENNTNGMVGESIDFLAHYDFKIIAEIILPIHHSFLSSCEHLGEVKKIFSKDIAFGQCQKFLHAHNLHHIEQIPTDSTARAVQLAANNPQSAAIGSKIAGKLYNLPLMFEHIEDSQNNKTRFVIVSDFANAPSGKDKTSLFVNLKNDDQVGTLFALLGDFQKEGINLTKIDSRPIRSNESFKTGFFIDCEGHYLDKPLQRLFAKRSDEIKWLGSYIFTDIKE, from the coding sequence ATGCCCAAAATTCAGCAAGATATGATACTTCAAGCTCTTCGTAATGAGATTGACAGCATTGATTCAGAGATTTTTAATGCTTTAGATAAACGTATGGCACTTGTAGCACAAGTAGGAGCGCATAAAGCAAAACAAGGTGGAGCAATTTATCGCCCAGAGCGAGAGAGAGAAATTATTGAACGTTTGAGCCAAAGAGAAAGCAAGTATTTAAATGAACGCGCTATTGAGGCAATTTATCAAGAAATTTTTGCTCTCTCTCGCAATCTTGAGTTGCCTGAAAAAGTAGCATTTTTAGGACCTATTGGCAGTTATACGCATCAAGCTGCCGAAGAGCGATTTGGCGCAATGAGCGAATATATACCACTGAATACTATTAGTGCAGTTTTTGAATCTCTTGCTTATAAGCGCGTAAAATATGGCGTGATACCACTTGAAAACAATACAAATGGTATGGTAGGCGAGAGTATTGACTTTTTGGCACATTATGATTTTAAAATCATTGCAGAAATCATTTTGCCCATTCATCATAGTTTTTTGAGTAGTTGCGAGCATTTGGGTGAGGTGAAAAAGATTTTTTCTAAAGATATTGCATTTGGGCAATGTCAAAAATTTCTTCACGCGCACAATCTTCATCATATTGAGCAGATTCCCACAGATTCAACAGCGCGTGCTGTGCAGCTTGCTGCGAACAATCCACAAAGTGCGGCTATTGGTTCTAAAATTGCAGGAAAGCTTTATAATTTGCCATTGATGTTTGAACATATTGAGGATTCTCAAAATAACAAAACTCGTTTTGTTATAGTCAGTGATTTTGCGAATGCGCCTAGCGGAAAAGATAAAACATCACTTTTTGTGAATCTAAAAAATGATGACCAAGTAGGCACTTTGTTTGCTCTGTTGGGTGATTTTCAAAAAGAGGGTATTAATCTTACTAAAATAGATTCTCGTCCGATTCGTTCAAATGAGAGTTTTAAAACAGGTTTTTTTATTGATTGTGAGGGGCATTACCTTGATAAACCATTGCAGCGACTTTTTGCTAAAAGAAGTGATGAAATAAAATGGCTTGGAAGTTATATTTTTACTGATATTAAAGAATAA